A window from Pangasianodon hypophthalmus isolate fPanHyp1 chromosome 16, fPanHyp1.pri, whole genome shotgun sequence encodes these proteins:
- the dhrs3a gene encoding short-chain dehydrogenase/reductase 3a, with translation MMDLKLLCCAVLFPIQISLCVLKAAVRLLMPQKRKDLGVDVVLITGGGRGIGRHLAKEFAKQGARKIILWGRTEKCLRETCEEISMTGTECHYFVCDVGNREEVYEQAKVVREKVGDVTILVNNAAVVHGKSLMNSDDDALLKTQHINTLGQFWTTKAFLPRMLELRHGHVVCINSILSLSSIPGAIDYCTSKASAYAFMESLTLGLLDCPGVDCTTILPFHTDTEMFQGMRVRFPQLFPPLNPEMVAHRTVDAVRTNTAFVVLPWTMHFLVILKSLLPQGALEEIHKFAGSYTCMNTFKGRT, from the exons ATGATGGATCTGAAGTTGTTGTGCTGCGCGGTGCTTTTCCCTATCCAAATCTCCCTGTGCGTCCTGAAAGCCGCGGTGCGTTTGCTGATGCCGCAGAAGCGCAAAGATCTCGGCGTGGATGTGGTGCTCATCACTGGAGGAGGCAGAGGAATCGGACGACACTTGGCCAAAGAATTCGCCAAGCAAGGAGCCAGAAAG atcatTCTTTGGGGCCGTACGGAGAAGTGCCTGCGAGAGACGTGTGAGGAGATCTCCATGACGGGGACAGAATGCCACTactttgtgtgtgatgtgggaAATAGGGAGGAGGTGTACGAACAGGCCAAGGTGGTGAGGGAAAAG GTTGGGGATGTGACTATTCTGGTGAACAATGCAGCAGTGGTTCATGGGAAAAGTCTGATGAACAGTGACGACGATGCCCTTCTAAAAACGCAGCACATCAACACACTTGGGCAGTTCTGG ACCACGAAGGCTTTCTTGCCTCGCATGCTGGAGCTGCGCCATGGCCACGTGGTGTGCATCAACTCCATCCTCTCGCTCTCTTCCATCCCTGGGGCCATCGACTACTGCACATCCAAAGCATCAGCCTACGCCTTCATGGAGAGTCTCACTCTGGGCTTGCTGGACTGTCCAGGAGTGGACTGCACCACCATACTACCcttccacacagacacagagatgtTTCAGGGCATGCGAGTCAG GTTCCCTCAGCTATTTCCGCCTCTGAATCCTGAAATGGTGGCTCACAGGACTGTAGATGCAGTCAGGACCAACACTGCGTTCGTTGTGCTGCCATGGACCATGCACTTTCTCGTCATCCTCAAGAG cCTCCTCCCACAAGGTGCTCTGGAGGAAATCCACAAGTTTGCAGGAAGCTATACGTGCATGAACACATTCAAGGGACGGACTTAA